ACAAAGTCGCGGTTGGGTATCGGCCAGCTCGCGGCAAGCTTGTAGCCCAGATGTTTACGGGCCGCCTCAAGCTCGTGGGGCCCGAAGATGCGGCACGGCAGCGTCTTAACAAACGTCTCCAGCGTGAAGAAGCCCTCACTCGCCGAGACAGGAACCTTATTCAAAAAGATCATGTACGGCCTCCTCGGCAGCCGCTCGATGAGCTCTTCAATCGACCAGTCCACATACTGCAGACTCCCAGAGCACAACAGCGCATCACACGCCTGGGTCTCTTCGACGTTCTCGTAGAAGCTCAACGAGTGCACCTCAGGAGGCACGCGCCGCCGCCCCTCCCTCACCATCGCCGGCACATCGACAATCTGCCAGCGAAAGTCTTCCGGAAGGTCGAGCATCTGTCGAAACGCATAGAACTTCACGCCGATATGACCACCAAAATCGGTCACCGCATGCAGATGGTTCTCGCGCATCAGCTTCTGGCAGAAGGTCAGAATCGGCCAGTCAAACGGATGAATGGTCGAGTACGATTCGATCCCGATCGAGACCAGCGATTCATTGTCATAAGTTGCGCGGCGCGAAGGCGGAAGAGAGTTCGTCGCCTCTTCGCTGGTACTGAATCTCCCGCGATAGTGCCCAAACTCTTTGCCGGCTACGAAATCCAGTACTCCGGACTGCCGTAGCTGCTTGTATCCCGGAAGGGTTGAGAGGTTCAAACGTGTCAGAACACCCGTCATAGTCATGGCATTTCATCCAGTTGTATTTGGGGAGGAACTTAAATATAGGCCGCGCAGGGACTGAATTCAGTGATTAATTGTTAATATTGTGTAAATATTATCTAACTGTTGAGCCGCAAACATGCAAAAGGT
The nucleotide sequence above comes from Tunturibacter empetritectus. Encoded proteins:
- a CDS encoding methyltransferase, TIGR04325 family codes for the protein MTMTGVLTRLNLSTLPGYKQLRQSGVLDFVAGKEFGHYRGRFSTSEEATNSLPPSRRATYDNESLVSIGIESYSTIHPFDWPILTFCQKLMRENHLHAVTDFGGHIGVKFYAFRQMLDLPEDFRWQIVDVPAMVREGRRRVPPEVHSLSFYENVEETQACDALLCSGSLQYVDWSIEELIERLPRRPYMIFLNKVPVSASEGFFTLETFVKTLPCRIFGPHELEAARKHLGYKLAASWPIPNRDFVVLSSKGMEKVQMVGEAWVLQPSNA